The DNA segment GGTTAATGTAGGTCTTGGATTAACTGGTGGATTAGGAATAGTCGTACTGGCAATTATCATGGACAGACTTACGCAAGGCTTGGCAAGAAAACAATAAACTATGAAAAGAGGAAATATGAGATGAAAAAAACTTTATTAATGGCAATGCTTGTTTTAATCTTAACAGTTGCTGCAGCCTGTTCTTCTAATAATTCAAAGAACGAGGAAGGTACAAATTCAGAAGAAGCCAAACAGGAAACAATCACTTTCGGTGTAACTCCGTGGACAAGCACAGTGCCGCCGACAAAAATAGCAAGTCTTATATTACAGGATATGGGCTATAAAGTAGAAGAAACTAGCGCTGATGTAGGTAGTCTATTTATGGGATTATCACGCGGTGACTTGGATGTATTCATGGATGCATGGCTTCCTATGCACCAAACATATTTAGATAAATTTGAAGGAGATATACAAAGTACTGCTGTCAGCTATCCAGAAGCAGAAACAGGCTGGACTGTACCTGTTTACATGGAAGATGTAAATTCGATTGAAGATTTAAAAGGTCGTGAAGATGAGTTCAACAACGAATACTATGGAATTGAAAAGGGATCCAGTGCAGGAATAGAAAGCGATGAGATCATCAAAGCATACGAATTCGATTTTACGCAAGTAAACTCTTCTGAAGGCGGAATGCTCGCTCAAGCACAGCGAATGATGGACCAGGAAAAACCAGTAGTATTTTATGGCTGGCGCCCTCATACGATGTTTAATAAATTCGATTTGAAAGTATTGACTAATGAACAAGGTTTCTTTGAAACTTCATCCGTCGAAGTAATCACGAATACGGATTTGAAAGAAAATTCCCCAGAAGCGTATGAATTTTTAAGTAACTGGAGTATTTCAATTGATGACGTGGAAGAAATGATTGTTAAGATCGAAGAAGGGCAAGACCCTGAAGAAGTAGCCCAGGAATGGATTGACAACAACGAAGATAAAGTGAATGAAATGACAGGAAAGTAATAATAATTAAAGTCCGCTTTCTTCTGTTTAAGACAGGAAGAAGCGGACTTTTTCTGTAAAGTATTGAAAAAGTAAATCCGTAGTGATTTCAATAAATGAGTGTTGATGAATTAGATTAATTACGAACTTTCATATATTCCTACTTTTTTTGGAGGCCAAACGATAACATCAAGTTTTTCACAATATTGAAGAAGTGGGGCGGGCTCTTCAATTTGAATGCCCATACTTTGTGCAACTGTATTCATCTTAAAAGTTGCTTCAGCATGTTGTAAAGGCCATGGTTTATGATGAATATTCCCTTCATAAACACCATTTTTCTTAATGACATACAGTAGATATTGTTCGGTTAACCAATGTTCTAGCGTTCCTGTATTAGCCCTGTAGACGTCTCCAACTGGACGGTATGTTCCAGAAAAAATCCCGGTTTTTGCACGAGAGTCAGTTCGTTGGCAATAAAAATTTACCGTTTCATTTTGTCGGGTAATTTCCATTTCGGCATGCATATAAGGTAAATTATACGTACTATTTGCTAATATTACGGCAAGCTTACTATTGGCATCCAAGCTAAAGAAATAGACGCCAGGCTTCCCTCTAAAGGTTACATATGTCCTTACATTTAACTCAGCAAACTCTGGCGTAAAGGGAAGTTCTCGTATTCCATGAATACGGATTCCGCTCATTAGAAATGGAACAATACTAATCCAAGCATTATCTTCAAAAGTGTCTATTTCGAAGCAATTTGGAATTAAAGAACGTAGAAGTGATTTTGATACCGGATAATGGGCAAACAAAAGGTGACTCCATGTTTGTGCCATGACCCATGGTTCTTTTGGGACTGGAAACGATCGATGATACACTTCATTCAGAAGAGTCAACATACTTTCCTCCTAACGCAAATAGAATTTGTGAAATATTTAATAGTTTTATCATACATACTCACTTTAACTTTAATGTGTAATTTTCAATAGTTTTAGTATATTTATTTCAATTAGTTGCTTAACAAATATCCAGTAACAATTTGATTGACCTCACTAGACGCTTTTGTTGGTAAGTGATGTGAAACACCTTTTAATGTAAACAATTGAAAATTTTTAAGGTTTTTTTTGTAAAATTTGATAATAGATTTTAGCATATATTCTTGACTCCCGTATAGAAGTAATATAGGTATTTCGGTCTTTTTTATTTCAACCATGCAATTAAAATGAAGACATTCTACATAAAGTTGTGACCACACTGTTGAATCTGATTTATACATATGCTCTTTAAGAATATTTTTATATTCCTTATTTTTTGTATGTGCCATGGAAATTACATTCGATACCAACTTTTTATGTAGTTGAACCGACAATATCCCTAATCGATGTTCAATTTTAAATGGTAAATTAGAAATAATTGGATAACATCCAGACATAATAAGTGACTTAATTCTTAAAGGATAGTGTATACATAGATATTGGGCGATGGATCCACCTGAAGAGTATGAAAAAAGAACGACTGACGATAAACGGAGGTGATCCATTAGCAGAATAATATCCTTGGCAAAGCGTGCTATGGTGATTTCTGATTCACCATTATATTTACTGTCACCTTGTCCTATCAAATCAGGAAGAATTAATCGGAAATGTTTGGTGAGTGGCTTTTGTTCATAAAAAAATTTTCTTCCCAAACCAACAGGAGGTATAAAAATAATAGGAATTCCGCTTCCAAGATCATCATATATAAGTTTTTCATTATCAATCATAAATTCCGACATTTATTAAAATCTCCCTACTTTTTGTTTATATTATTGTTTGTTTAATGGTAATTATTATGAATGGTAAATTGTACAAGATAAGATATTTAATAAATTATAGTCTCTTGTTATTTGGACTAATGTGAGTTGAAATAACGAATTGTTATATTTAGTTTATTAATACTAGTAAGTTGATTACTGATTGACAAGCAAGCTTTTACATGATAAATTACTGGAAATTGAATAATGTGAAATTTCTTCTTATAAAGAGAGGTGGAGGGACTGACCCTGCGAAACCTCGGCAACCAGTTTTATGACAAAATCCGGTGCTAAATTCAGAGGAATGTAGAGTATTCCGAAGATGAGAAGAGAGTTGCTAGGACGGTTATATATATTTAGCCCCTTTACCCTTCTCTCTTTTATTAGAGTGAAGGGTTTTTTTGTGAAAAATTTCTTAAGGAGGAATCATATTGGGAAAACGAATTTACTTGAATGCGTTTGATATGAATTGTGTAGGTCATCAATCACCAGGACTTTGGAGTCATCCAGAGGATCAATCCCACAGATATTGTGATTTGGATTACTGGGTCAAGTTAGCTAAATTATTAGAAAAAGGAAAGTTTGATGGGATTTTCTTGGCAGATGTGCTGGGCTATTATGATGTTTACAATGGTAGCAAAGATGTTGCTGTAGAACAGGCTATTCAAGCCCCAGCTAATGATCCCATGTTATTGATTCCTGCCATGGCTTACGCAACGAAACACCTAAGTTTTGGACTAACTTATTCACTCACATACGAGCAGCCATATATGTTGGCAAGAAGGTTTTCGACGTTAGATCATCTTACTAAAGGGAGAATAGCCTGGAATATTGTGTCCTCTTATTTAGAAAGTGCAGCAAAAAACTTTGGTTTAGAAGGTCAAATCCCACATGATAAGCGTTATGACATTGCTGAGGAATTCTTAGAGGTTAGCTATAAATTATGGGAAGGTAGTTGGGAAGAGGGGGCGGTATTACGTGATAAGAAAAATAAAATATACACAGATCCTAAGAAAGTACATACAATTAATCACGAAGGGGAATTTTTCAAAGTTCCTGGCGCTCATTTATGTGAGCCTTCTCCACAGCGGACACCTGTACTTTACCAAGCAGGTGCTTCTAAACGTGGAGCAGATTTTGCAGCTAAGCATGCTGAATGTGTTTTTACAGCAGGACCCACAACAGATGCAGTGAAAAAAGGTGTCAAAGAATTACGTGAAAAAACAAAAAAATTCGGTAGGAATCCAGATGATATTCTCGTGTTTACAGTGTTTACAGCTATTGTTGGTAAGACTGAAGAAGAAGCAAATAAGAAATATGAAGAACTAAAAAGTTATGTAAGCCTTGAAGGTGCTTTGGCACTACTTGGAGGATGGACTGGAATTGATTTTTCAAAGTATGA comes from the Paenisporosarcina antarctica genome and includes:
- a CDS encoding alpha/beta fold hydrolase, encoding MSEFMIDNEKLIYDDLGSGIPIIFIPPVGLGRKFFYEQKPLTKHFRLILPDLIGQGDSKYNGESEITIARFAKDIILLMDHLRLSSVVLFSYSSGGSIAQYLCIHYPLRIKSLIMSGCYPIISNLPFKIEHRLGILSVQLHKKLVSNVISMAHTKNKEYKNILKEHMYKSDSTVWSQLYVECLHFNCMVEIKKTEIPILLLYGSQEYMLKSIIKFYKKNLKNFQLFTLKGVSHHLPTKASSEVNQIVTGYLLSN
- a CDS encoding glycine betaine ABC transporter substrate-binding protein, whose product is MKKTLLMAMLVLILTVAAACSSNNSKNEEGTNSEEAKQETITFGVTPWTSTVPPTKIASLILQDMGYKVEETSADVGSLFMGLSRGDLDVFMDAWLPMHQTYLDKFEGDIQSTAVSYPEAETGWTVPVYMEDVNSIEDLKGREDEFNNEYYGIEKGSSAGIESDEIIKAYEFDFTQVNSSEGGMLAQAQRMMDQEKPVVFYGWRPHTMFNKFDLKVLTNEQGFFETSSVEVITNTDLKENSPEAYEFLSNWSISIDDVEEMIVKIEEGQDPEEVAQEWIDNNEDKVNEMTGK
- a CDS encoding LLM class flavin-dependent oxidoreductase, yielding MGKRIYLNAFDMNCVGHQSPGLWSHPEDQSHRYCDLDYWVKLAKLLEKGKFDGIFLADVLGYYDVYNGSKDVAVEQAIQAPANDPMLLIPAMAYATKHLSFGLTYSLTYEQPYMLARRFSTLDHLTKGRIAWNIVSSYLESAAKNFGLEGQIPHDKRYDIAEEFLEVSYKLWEGSWEEGAVLRDKKNKIYTDPKKVHTINHEGEFFKVPGAHLCEPSPQRTPVLYQAGASKRGADFAAKHAECVFTAGPTTDAVKKGVKELREKTKKFGRNPDDILVFTVFTAIVGKTEEEANKKYEELKSYVSLEGALALLGGWTGIDFSKYEPDQTLEYIDSNAIQSAVEVFTKADPDRKWTIRELATFVGIGGRGPVAVGSPEQIADELEYWIKETDVDGFNLAYTLAPGSFEDFVELVIPILQQRGLVQTEYEEGTYREKLYGKGQRYLKESHPGSAYKNLHQHN
- a CDS encoding YqjF family protein, giving the protein MLTLLNEVYHRSFPVPKEPWVMAQTWSHLLFAHYPVSKSLLRSLIPNCFEIDTFEDNAWISIVPFLMSGIRIHGIRELPFTPEFAELNVRTYVTFRGKPGVYFFSLDANSKLAVILANSTYNLPYMHAEMEITRQNETVNFYCQRTDSRAKTGIFSGTYRPVGDVYRANTGTLEHWLTEQYLLYVIKKNGVYEGNIHHKPWPLQHAEATFKMNTVAQSMGIQIEEPAPLLQYCEKLDVIVWPPKKVGIYESS